CAATATGGATTCTGCTAAAACCAACATTTTGACATGGAACTTAGATATTTAGGTGATGGCTCCAGCATAAAAGTTGAACCCATCAAGTTTAAATTCTTGATCTGCCTGGGGTTGTATTCCATGTCAAGTTCAAGAGCTTCAAAGAGTACTCATTTCCATGATAAAAAGCATTTGACTGAGGTATATACTGAAAATAAGTTGATGCACTTACCAATGATCTGCAATTCCGGGAAATGCACAAGCCAGATATCTAAGAATTGCATGACTGCAAGGACATATAATCAGTTAGCTAACTTTTAAATGTCATccaagttataaaatactttaaGTGAAACTCAGGAAAAGATCAAAATGTCTTGTCTCCACAGACATTTTCCACTTTAGTTACTTGTGCCCGCATGGTGCACACTACATACAAACTTAACAAAAACGTTCTAAACTTAAGAGAATGAGCATTTTCCAATTTTGCTTCTTGTAGCGTAGATGCACAGGTGATTAGGTGAACTCTTCAAACAAGTTCTACAAGAATGAAAGACTAAATAATAAGCTTCAGGATGTATGCAACATCTACAGCGAACAACAGGCATTGACAAAGTTGTCATACTGGAAAATGCTAAATTTTCAGTTCAAGCTGAACATTACCTTTCGGAAAGCTTAAATCTTCCATCCATTATAGCTGGCACTTGCTTCATGGGGTTAACTTCTGAACATGAAGTCCgagaaaacttttgaaattatcTTGAAACTAAGAAgcaaataatatatcaaaaccaTTTTTCTAGTGAAAAGTGAAGTTATAACCTTTAAATTCAGGAGATAACTGCTGGCGCTTGGAGAGATTTATTCGTACCTCCTCAAAGTCTATTCCATTTAACCTTTCGGAaaataaatcattaaaaacTCCATTTTGAGCTTCAAAACTAGAAACAGAATATCCAGAAAAAACAACAATagataataaagaaaagaaatgtaTCTATCTGTAATGCTGAGTCAGCACTACAAGTTAGCTTAGTGGTTAGCTTAGCAGTTGTTTAAGCTGTTGATTAGCTGTAAATATACACAATCAATAAAGAATGAAATCAGTTTTTCATTCCCCAACTATGAGACTTCCTCTTTGCTTGTGTTCTGTGTTTCATCTTCTCTGAATATTTACTGTTAACGGGGGTCGATCAGCCTAGTTTTGACACTTGTTGATAAAATTAATCATTAACAAATCCCCTCTTGACCTatatatgaaaaactaatatacAAAACATATGAAATTATCGAGAGTAATCACCTCCTAACCAAGACTCTTCAACGATTACACTAGGGATGCTATTGTGTTCATAAGCTCAGAAGCTACAAACACAATTATGAGAATTCACAGAAAACAAGAAAAACTTATCACAAGTTAAATTTTTGGAAGATCAGTCACTAAAAATTACACTTTGTGCTTTGATCAGAAACACAATCAAGAGTATTCAAAACAAAccaaaaaacaataaaaataataactttcTTCCCCATTTAaccttttggaaaaaaataatactactaGTACTAATTAAAAATCCATTTAGAGATTCAAAGCTACAAATAGAATTAAAATAGCCCTTCAAAGTTCGAATTGTTGATTAATTATCAGATATGACTTAGAACCAATAGTTCATTATCTAATGGATCTTTCCGTTCTAATACTCTATCCGAGAGTTCTCAGTATTTATCAAATCTGTTCCTATCTAACGGAATTAATCAACTTTCTGGAAAATTAATCATTAAAACTTCCATTACGAGCTTTAAAAATCTagaggaaagaaaaaaagaaaattcctTACTTGGCGAAGATGATAACTGCACGAGAAGGTTGGGACATACGATCTACGTATAATTTCAGCGTCATTTTTCTCTGACCGGAAATTAACTCCGACGAATTCACCGCCGGCGACGTGAGCTGAATATCGGATTTCAGATTTGAGAATTGAATTACCGCCACTGCTAAATTTGGTAACCTAAGGTTGGGTCCACCTAGACGGGTCAGATAAGGTTGACGCCCAATATTAactctaataataataataattgacgCCCAATATTGactctaataataataattgtcaCTCTcgtattttaaaatcaaaactgTTGTTCGGATCCGATTTGAAATCGATctgatttgaagttgaaattttatttgaatgtgtaatttaaaaattttaagttgTAATTTTATTCATAAACGTAAAAAGCTCTACAATTTATGAAAATTATCCCAACTTCCTAGTTCAGAAGAAGGTAATAGAATATGTTAAAGGTGTGGCATTAATAAAAAGTTTTGACAAGTTTAAGAAGTCATCTATATATTTAACCAAGATCAACTATATCTCATGGAAATGGAGTTGCATAGCAATTTGCTTGCTAGTTGATAATTTGATTGGCAGTATTTTCATAGCTAATGATCTTTTTGTTTCAATAGTTTTGATGTTCGAGACAGTTTGTGCACGCCTCAATTAATTTCATGAGATAGGTACATGTTATCTCCACCAACATACGTACCAAATAAATCTGTCCAGCATGACTTGAATCGAAGGGACCTGAGACCTCATGGTTCCACTTTATAGATCagtaaaatcatataatttaaaCAGTGAAGAAATAACATATCTGTTGCCAATATTAAGCAACACTCAGCTTGCCTGATTACATATTGTATGCACCAGGATTAGCATACTGTGCACTTATTTTATGAAtacaaatacaacaacaacaaacccagtgtgATGTCTGGGGAAAAAGAAGTTTGGGAAATACAAGAGTGCAAAAGCGATGATGAAAATACCGAGGAAAAGGAAAGCATCTAAAGCAAAATAATAGCAGAAAAGCTCGGACCAGAATTCTCTTCCTGATCAGCTTTAAATAGATAGACAGTGTACAAGAAACAATCATCCGCAATGCTGTGAGCATAATGCAGCGTCTGGTTTCCTAACTGCTTTGTCACATCTTCGAGTGCAGGACAGGTTTTCTGCCTGATTGAGTAATTCTTTGCTTTTGCAACTTCTCTTTAACTTTGTAGAGCGTTAAGTGTACTTCTTCGAAATGAGGTTCCATGACATTCTTCGTATCATCAAGCCACTTCAGAACTCTTTTGAATGGGCCTAATATCCGCTCACGATCCTTCTCATCCAGAGCCTAAATTCAGcagaaaaaaaagtttttctaCAGGACCTCTGAATCAAATGCATTCAGTTGATAAGACTTCTATCCTAAGATAAAATCACAACCGAGACAAATCATCGTTTCATCATTAGCTATACTAGTAATGACTATATAGAAGCAAATGACTGGCTGACTGAAACGACACATACAGGATGATTACCTCTTCGTGTTTTGGAATAGGGAATTTTAAGGGCATTCGTCATTTTACCATATGTATTACTATTCAACTCCACTGGACATTTATACGAGCTGATGGAGAGAAAAGCAACATTTAACATAGTTCTGAATTGAGGCAAGCTTGTTCTAAATAATGTCCGAAGCAACAGACAATTATGCTTTGAATCAAAAGATTATAAAGCAACAgcagaaaaaaaaagggaaaatctcTTTACCTCAAGTTGCATAATCTCGCACGCTAAGCTAAGATCTGCAATTGAAGGTTGGTTACTCCCAAGCAAAAACCGTCCTTTTTCCTGGAGCCAAACAGACTCTATCGTTGCAAGAGCTGCTATAAGGTTCTTCTCAGTTCTTGCTGCTGCTTTTGAATTCAAAGGCAACCCAACACTAGGAGCAAGAACAGAATAAAAGACATATGAACCTGAAAACAGAAGCGGTTCTTGAGGAAAGTGTTGAAAATAGCTAAAAGGAGAGGCATATCAACAAGTAGTAATCACAAAATGCTGCAGAAGAAATCACTTTTATCATAATTAGTCACCGTCATTGTTGGAAAAACAGTCACCATCATAATCGACTAGACTTACAACTAGAGTTTTGACATAGGGCAATTGTTTCAATTACAAGAAATAGCTACTAAAATGTAAAGACAGTAAGAAACTCGCAGACTTGCAAAGAGTCTTGATTAGGTAGTAGCCAGAATCTTAACAAAGAGCATTATAACATGCATGTTGCTCTTCTTTCGAACTGATCATATAAACAAATTTCCCTGGTTAATCTCATTTTAGGATAAAAATTTAACTCAGATGCTGACTTAACCTTTACAATTTTGTTGTCGAAGTTCTCCCAAAATCCCAAGATTCACCATTAAATTAATTCAAGCAAGATATCACATTCCAACTGGAAACTAAAATAATCACAATCTCTGATATAAGCACCTGGACCGCGGGGGAAGGTAGTACGATGCCAATCCAACACAGATTCGACCTTTGCTCTTTTGTATAAATCAGCTGGATACCTTCAATAGGACGGTTTAAGAAACAAGAGATGTTAAGTGCAGAAAAGAtcgattcataattcatattgtcaTGTACTCATTGTCAAGCACAAGAGCTTTAAAGATTATTCATTGTCATTACCATGATTAAAAAGAACATTCAATTCAGGTATATATTGAAAAACCTGAAGTTGCTGAACTTACCAATGATCTGCAATCCGTGGAAATGCACAAGCCAGGTATCTAAGAATTGCATGACTGCAAACACAAAAGTAGGTTAACTAAAATTTTACATGTTATCAAAGTCATAAATTACTCTATCTGAAATTCAGCAAaagatcaaaaaaaaaaagtccaGCCTTATATCACCGCGAAAAAATTATGGAAAAAGGGACAAACTTAACCCTGAACAATGTGAAATGGAAAAAACTTGCCCTCACATTAGTAGTTAGGGTCAAATATGTCTTCGCTGTTATTAAAATGGCTAAATTTGCCCTTATTCTCGAACAACATAAGCTTATCACATGGTGATGCCATTAAGGATCAACTTTTTTATAACGAAAGGAAAATTTGACCAGTCTTCTTAAATTTGAGTTTTTAATTAACTTTTTGTTCCTCCTTCCTCACTCCCATCCACTAACTCTACCACCAATCACCTTTCTTCCTCGTAGTCTCTCCCCACCACCACTGTCATAATTTTCtcttccctttttctttctctttctctttctctctccccACCACCTCCACCACCACGTGAAAATGCGCTATAGAATACTATTTTAATGTAGGTGTATAGCCGCACAGGGGTCAAAGAAGGAAGAAATGTTGATTGGATgtagaggtagaggtagaggtGGGGAGAGAGAAAGGAGAacttaaaaaaactcaaaattaggAAGGGGGTCAAA
The genomic region above belongs to Solanum dulcamara chromosome 5, daSolDulc1.2, whole genome shotgun sequence and contains:
- the LOC129890031 gene encoding glutathione S-transferase T1-like isoform X1; this encodes MTLKLYVDRLSQSCREVIIFCKLNGIEFEEVYIRLSKRQQLSAEYREINPIQQIPAIMDGRFKLSESHAILRYLACAFPRIADHWYPADLYKRAKVESVLDWHRTTFPRGPGSYVFYSVLAPSVGLPLNSKAAARTEKNLIAALATIESVWLQEKGRFLLGSNQPSIADLSLACEIMQLEALDEKDRERILGPFKRVLKWLDDTKNVMEPHFEEVHLTLYKVKEKLQKQRITQSGRKPVLHSKM
- the LOC129890031 gene encoding glutathione S-transferase T1-like isoform X2; translated protein: MTLRLYGDRYSHPCREVIIFCKLNGIEFEEVYIRLSKRQQLSAEYREINPIQQIPAIMDGRFKLSESHAILRYLACAFPRIADHWYPADLYKRAKVESVLDWHRTTFPRGPGSYVFYSVLAPSVGLPLNSKAAARTEKNLIAALATIESVWLQEKGRFLLGSNQPSIADLSLACEIMQLEALDEKDRERILGPFKRVLKWLDDTKNVMEPHFEEVHLTLYKVKEKLQKQRITQSGRKPVLHSKM